TTCTATTCTCAGGGTGCCATGAATATAATGTTACTAAAATGGAAGTGTTTTTGTGGCTCTTATTTACTTGATGCAAGCTAAAGTAAATATGGGACCCATTATAGATGAATGGGGGGAATAGATATCTGAATGCGTCATTTTGCATTTCCGTTTAATGATTATCATTTTTAGTGGTTATGATGTGAGGAGAAATGAAGATAGGACTTGCAAAATATAGACTGTAGCAAGACAGTGGACACAAATCTGCCATTGGAGGCGTGGCAATATGGGTGGTGGGGTAGGTTAGGTTGGCCCTCCAACACCTTTTGTTTACTTGTCGAATTTTATAAATtctataacaaaaaattatactATTAGGGTAATAATCTGATCTTTTTAAAGAAACCGATGCATGATGTTGTAATCATTTAAAGTAACCAGGGACAACTTTTGACCCGTTTTGTTTTAGCTGTGGGTTTAAAGTTGACCTGTTGAAGGTAAAGTGTAAAAAATAACAATCATTTTTAGGTAAATGGGTCCAACTTCTCAAATAAAAGGAATATCATTTGAAAAGGTTTATTGTTTGACTGTTCGTTAACtgataattatgtttaattctCATTAGTGTTACCAATATGTTTCATTATGGTCAATCCTCACTCCTTTGGGGCCCATGATGTTACCTGAATCATGATGTTATTGTGGGTGTATATTTTCGTATGAACCACAAAACCATAATGGAGAAAATGCTGTCAATGATGAAATCTAACTTATTTCTCCAATGATGTTGTTAATGCATCATGCATATATCTTGCAGCATTTGCTACAATACTGATAGCTGGGAGTTGATGTGTAAGTACGCAAAACGATTCGTCAAGGCTGGAGCGAAATTGAGACGAACTTCATTTGATACTTGGATGACATTTGCTGCCAAACTAGGTCCCGTGTATTCCTTACATTATCATTACCAATAGCTGGAAAAAAGAAACGTTTTTAACTGTCACGTAAATAAATTCTGGTCATTTACAATCGTGGATCTTATGGtcaattattttttatctaCAAGTCTCTTCTAAATAAATAATCGACATCTTTGATACTGTCATGATCTTGCCCCTACTGATATTTACTTGTTACATCACCTTTTGGGGTAAACTTAATCTAAGCACCCGAGTCCTGGAAAATTTGACATGGTTATCTGTAGTTTTATTTGATACCCTTTTCCGCTTTTCTCTTTAAAGGAGATCTTGATAGTTTATGGAAGATTGAAAAGTTGAGATCAGAAGTGATGAAAACACATACAATCGGTAGTGCCTTTTCATGTGCCAAGGTACTAATTGTTCAGATCTTGTTACTCTTTTTGAATGTCTATTCTTTCAGATGTCGTGTCTATATATTGTTTGGCATTTTGCAGGGGTTTCTGCTTCAACACAAGCCTGATGAAGCAGCCGCAATAATTCAAGATGTGACTCAGGTACTATTTAGCTTCCGTTTTGTGGATCCCATCATCATTTCAACAAAAACAAACTAAACGTTTGGCTTTGTATATTTTTACCACTGGCTTCTTCTTGGGATACAATTATATGTTTCTATTACTTGATGTCAGACGTTACCGGAAGCCAAAAGGCCAAATATAATGGCAGAACTGGAGAAGCTGGTTAGCGAATGGCCTTTGGAGGTTATAAAGTGTCGAAAAGATGGGGACAAAATGGTAAATTGGATGCCATATTTTCTTCTAGAAGGTGATTTTTTATGTTTGGCTTTTattatatttcttcttttcaggCCTTGGCTGCTGGTTTGCAAGAAGATATCCCTGCGATGATTGATAGTCTTAAAGGGCTGGGCGTAAAGACAAACGTAAAAATGGATGATTTGACTAAAATGGCCCTCTAAGGTTCAAGTTCGATGTTTTAGCCATGCCCTTGATCAAAGAATGATCATTGTATAAGTTGAAGTTGATGTATCTAGAACTTTAGAATTCTTTGTTAGATGTCAGCATGTTGGTGCTACATTCTTGCTTTGAGATGAAGGTATACAATCGAAACATGTTCAATGGTATGAGATTTGCTGTCAATAGAATGACAATCGCTTGTTTCAATTTGTTCTAAAGAACAAGTTTTGTGAGGCTGCTTGTAGATTTAGAAAAAGAACTAGTCTTGAAACAACAAATGGATATGGGATATAGTCATTCCTGTTTAAGCTTTTTACTTCCTAATGTTCTATTCCaataaatcaaatttattaACCACAAGCTTGATTGTTAATGGTCGTCTTTTCTACTTcgttttgtattttattatttaaatatattagtcAATTCAGAAGGTGGTTTTAATGATACTTGTTCTAAGTCACATAATAAGGCCACGTTCGGTTCATGGAGATTCcgaaaatttttttatagggataatgataaatttagCTAATTAGAATAGGAACTAAACTCcaccttttttttaaactttttttttaaatgcatctggttgaaagaaaaaatgaaagaattttATTTCGTTAGAtagtaaacatttttttatttaatgaaatctctattttcGGGGCATGAGAAAGATTCCGTTTATCACTTGAATctctaaaaaacaaatacattcattcaatttttattctattaaattttaatttttttaatagattttatTTAATCCAAAAACTTTATGCCAACCGTGTcctatttctttttttctttttttttgactttCTGCTCCTCAATGACACATGATCTGAGTGACATACTAATCCTTATTAATACACTATGTATATTTTACTTAAATCCACTACCATCAGCAATTGCTAAAGAGCCACCAAAGCCGCATGCCAAGTTTGTTGTAAGTCAACGCATTATAAAGATTGCGAACCAAAGAGACAATGCTAAAGAAAGAGTTGATGATGTCAAATGACTCTCCTTTAGAGGGTCTCCAACGCGTTGCTTGTGGTCGGCGTTAACAGCCTTTTGCGCCAGGGCTTTGGCGTGAAAGGCCAAGGTAAGTAGGTTCGCTTCGGACCTGTAAAAGATTCAAAGGTTGagttttggaaaacaaaaaaaaaagtttcttcgtagatatgtaaaaaaattacaCCTTAAAAAAGTCTAACCTTTGGAGCACGACTACGAacttctttttgttattttttatcaaATGGAATACCATTTCAACCATATTAATCACAACAATCTACATGTATGCTTATCAATATATTCCTTTCACAAATCAATATAATTTCATTAACCAATTTTAACCACATGTATTGCGATTCCGACAAAGTTATGCTTATGGGAATTTTTCAGGTACTTATGGTACATGATCCAACAATTGAAGCCCAAGAACAAGCAGAAACTTTGAGACTACGACAAAGAAGTTGTGCTAGAAGATATGTCTAGCGAAAATCATGAAGGGCAAGCGATGCTAATGCATCACTACTTCGATCAAGGTCACAGTTACACCGATGAgcaaatttttagaagatatcAAATGACAAGAAACATATTCACTGTATAATGAACAACCTAATCCTGTACATTATAATTTTGTTCAAACCGGTGTACGGTTCAAATGTCCTTTCTTGGTTATATAGAGATATTATTTATAGGATTGTTTAAAAGTGAATTCAATGACACACTTACCCAAATTTTATTATAGATAGATCAGTGAAGTCCACATACATTAATTACATTGATATTCATGAAAAAATATCATGTACTTTTTCTAATTGAAAACTTGATATAACCTACAAATGTCAAAAAGAGACATTGTATACACGatgtatatattaagtatttAAGCAAAATCAATCCAAACTGTAACAATAGAAGACATCATGATACCTTAACCAAAAGTAGTACTCACATAACTTTTAACAACATTGCTGCAAAGTATTTGCAACACTGTTTGGTTAGCCGGGCTCACACACCGTGGAGTCTTGAATTGGTTCAACGCTGACCCTTGCGCAACATAGTGATCCAAAATCTTCTGAAAGGTCCCTCTCTTTAAAACCCGCAACTCTAGAGGCCCGATTGCATTGACTTTTCGTGAGCTCACATAGCCCGCGTCAACAAATGACTTATCCAAACAATTACAACATTCTTTTAAAACCGCATCACTTGCCTCCCCACTAACTTCCCAAAAGATCACGTAGTGGCCCGGCTCCGAGGACAGGTCAATATGGCTTGTAAAGTCAAGGACCTCTAGTTTTTCAGTAGCTAAAAGCTTTGCGGCTGCTTCAACTGATAACTGTAAATCTTTTTCAGTATTTTTGTCTATGTTGATAGTGAGCATGAGGTTTCTTCTACAAACAAACTGGAGTTCCGGGGTTGCGTTATGGAATCCAATAACCTTAACCACGTCGCCTAGCCGGTACCTATACAGACCTGCAAAATTCGTGACCACAACCTCATACTCTTCCCCAATTTGGACATCGGTCAAGCCAACCGGTTTGGACTCAATTGGGCCATCCAAGTCAACCTCTGTCAATGGTAAGAACTCAAAATACCCAATATCAGGAAGCACGGCAAAAGTAGTCATCTCGGGTGGCAAATTTGGGTTAACATTTGCTCCAATCCACCCTTCTGACGACCCGTAATCTCCACTCAACAACGGTACTTCACCAGCATAATGGCGTAGCTTTTTTAAATACGGTTCCATTGACCCGGTCATGATCCCATAAATGTACTTACAATTAGGGAACATTTCCGGGATCAACCTGTTCCATTCCACTAACCCCAAACACTTGTTATAAATCTTGTCAGCCAGTTCAGGGTTCGGTGTCAGAACCCTGGCCATCGCGGTTCTAATTGATGGAACCGTGACCCTGGCTGACAAAACACCTTTTCTAATGTCAGAACACAATTCTTCCCACACTAACTCAAAGATCCTAAATGAATGAACAATGCTATGGGCAAATGTGGACGATATGACTTGAATATCTTCATGGTAAATAAGTCCACATAGGAGATGACAATATAAAGATTGATGAAAATCCGGTGCAAAGATAACCTCATCTGGGCTACAACACGGGGTTTGTATTGCCCGCATTGTTTTCTTGAACTGTGAGCTACGGTATACGTTTGTAGTCGCGGTCCCCGCTAGtaatccaccttttgttgtaaattgCTTGCTTCCAAAGATAAAACTTAAAGCTTTTCCATTTCCAATAGGAAATGCCCTAAAAGCAAATAACATGTGACAAACATAGATTAGACATTAGACTATTGTTTAATGAAAACTATACTTTAAACATTATAATCAGTGCTACAATCTTTTTCTTGCTTGTATTGTAAAACTTATAACTCATTTTGTATACTTCTTATCCTACTGCTCAACAGCACAATAGATGAACTAAAACCAGCTATATCACCTCATTTATAAATTTCACATCCTGCTACTTTTTATAACATATTTATTGTTCTatcagtgtatatatatatatatatatatatatacctgtttCTAAAAGCAAAAGAAGTCCGATAAATCTGCATTGTTGTTTCAGTCAACTCATCATTGTAAGGTACAAATTTTGGCTTCCCTTGAGTAGTTCCAGAACTATAAACACAAACATTAAgacttacaatatatattatgaaaaaccGGCCTAAgactaaatatatatgatatatctagtaactatatataggtatatgtatatgtatgtatacctTAGTGTAATAGTGGTGATTGGTTTTCCAGTAAGGACTGGATAGTTGGCACCATCAGCAATTCTTTGAATATAAGGCAGAAGATCTTTGTGGGTAACAACAGGAACACTAGAAGTATAAGTTTGAGGGTCAAATTTACCATCAAGGTTCCATTTTTTCAAGTATTCTGCTTCACAGTTTTCTTTCAAGATTTTCTTTAATGTTTCAGCTTGAACCTTTTTGGCATTTTTGGTTATTGATTCAAATTCCTCAATCACTTTCTCTGAATCAAATTTGTTCTCCATTTTCTTGACCCTGAAAAGACTAAAACCAACTTAGAAATGgtcatgaaaatgaaaatgtgaaAGAGAATAAAGACACTAAAATATAGTTGATAAAAAcgaaaaaataaatcaaattgtTGTCTTGATGTCACTTTCTAAATAATGCAGttttacattacataataattGGGATGGATGTTTAACCTTTCTTATTAACCAATTTGTTTAGTTAGCTTGGATTTTTTTACagtatgtatatttgttattaCCATCAATTATTGTTCAAAAATGaccattaactttttaaatttgtttacaTTTGATCATTAAGTTTTGAAACTGCAGCCATATTTAaacaattttgaaaatttaatggtaataaaaaaaaaatactgcactatatgtatatgtaaacaaattttgaaaatttttgttggataactaaaataataaaaaattcgTAGTATACTTATATACAAAGTAAAATTACGATtcttatatttttcttaatagTTATCCTAGACACATAATTCAACAAATAGTTACGGAGAATAAATAGCAGTAAATTACTGTGGGTCTAGTAGACAAAGACATGTTGGGACATGGGACATAGATTGTTGGAGATCATGGCATATTCTAGTGCGGTTATATAAGTGAAAGATATATAAAGCACTCGTATATATTGAGAGAAGCAATTTTCTTAAATTATTTTACCAACTTGAATTATAACTCTTGATTGAAAATTAAAGGCCAAAATTTAAAgcctttaatttttaatcaaaggttaagattatCCAAACATCACTAGTTATGTTAAGATAACTTGAGGGAATACCCCTCccatatattaactattaaggaTACAACCGTACAAAGTTTTCTGACATGACATTTAGATACATGTAATCAAGGTTATTAAGAGGGTTTAGGTTCATGTGATATCTCTAATGTGAtgattctttctttattttaatagaaAAGGCTTATAAGGTTTTTTAGCTTTTAAGAGGTCAAAAAGTTGTTTCTAAAAATTATTCAAAAGAGCTTTATAATTTGACAATCTCATTGCTTATTAATTAAGGAAAATTATATGTATCTACAACTATTGTTACTAACACTCCACGGCACTGGCGGTAATAAAGGGGGCAAGGGAGCCAATGTTCCCTTTAGGATTTTTTTCAGATACCGTCTTCTTTACAGTTTTATAAGAAGATGAgttatttaaagttaaataaatgttatacgcaacgagtatatatatatatgcctaaaACGACATatgtattttacattttttttttcttaacactACCTTTTGATTTGTAAGTAGTAGctcaagatttttattttttaggcaTCTTAGTGAGTCTAACAAATAACAAATTAGACATAgacatatttattatttttaaagtaTATGCTTGGTAAGTATAAAAAACACATGATTattgtgatatatataaatagaagaaTATATAATGTACTAATTCAGGAgagttattgttattgttatcatACGTAATAAGTTTCCAAAAATCATAACTACATGCATGGTTATTTCAATAGTCAAACATAAAACACACTTTTGAAACTGTTaatctatataaaacaaagctaaaaataaaaaacataataatcaaaTGATAAAAATGGTTAAAACCTGCATCAATTAATAAACAAGTGAATGACGCTTTTGAACATTGTAGATTCAATGGACCTTGTAACAGTAGCTGAAATAAGTTAAATAGCTGTGACTATATTAAGACCAATTTTGGTACACATCAGTAATAAGACGTGGTGTTTTTAAAGTGACACACTCGACTATACATTTCTACCAACAATACCACTTAACCTTTTTTAATGTATACCTTTTTATGATGATATTTGACCCAAgatttttaagagtttttcagtaactttaactttttgttttaaactaaaAACTCCTAATTAACATGATTTGATTCAAAACTGTTTTCAATTAATAAAAGCAGTTGTTCAATCTCCCTTGTCGCTTAACGAATACCAAAAACTGATCGTGTCCAAAAATTACGGTGCCCCTCTACTACGGTGTCGCTTTACTGGCACCTCATCGGTTTCAATGATGATCGCTAGCGTTGGGACAGGAGTGATCTAACCATCAAGTATATAAAAACGTTTGGcacattgcatatatatggaaaatgataaacaaAGCCTTTaaggcttcacttaacgtgcataaaaagattgtatattttcatattaaaagtccacccttgaattttatgataagtatacaactaattaatacaccTTAACAAAAACACttagggctttgtttagcaaaactcattatatatatatatatatatatatatataggttttatcTAGTGATAGCATTTAGACctgtaaaaaaattatatcttccataaaaaaaaaaaagtctaacttttaattttttaaataaaaagtatatccTTATGCACACTAATGACAAgatataaaacttttatcatTATAATAGTATAGTAGACTTGTTTGTAGactatgaaaaatataaatatatattaattatactaCAGAAACCAGAATCGGATCTTTTCAAAAAGGGATATTCAAGTAGAAAAAGTTGGGGAGATTCATAATTTCATAAAATAGAATCAACACTGAATTAACCTAACTATAATCAAGGAAAAAAGtagaatatataatttaaactaCTAAATGAATCGTTGAGCTTGAAATTTCTTGTAAAAATTTCACGATGTTAATTAACCATTACTAGTACGTCTACTTTTATTGGTATAACACACACAAACCTCATATAACAGAAAGCcttacaaattattataaaatgaaaaaaagaagaaaaaaacctGACAAAGTTGAGTTATAGTGAGAGATACATTGATATCATTGAGGTAATTAGAAAGTGAATTATTTGTTGTTTCTAGTCAATGAGTACACAAAGTGAACATAAATAATAACACACGGCTGTTTTTATAAAACAGAAGAATTCTAGAGATATAGAAATAGAGAGAGGTTGGTGGGAAGTACCTTTGAATTTGTGTT
The sequence above is drawn from the Erigeron canadensis isolate Cc75 chromosome 4, C_canadensis_v1, whole genome shotgun sequence genome and encodes:
- the LOC122596687 gene encoding jasmonoyl--L-amino acid synthetase JAR6-like, whose product is MENKFDSEKVIEEFESITKNAKKVQAETLKKILKENCEAEYLKKWNLDGKFDPQTYTSSVPVVTHKDLLPYIQRIADGANYPVLTGKPITTITLSSGTTQGKPKFVPYNDELTETTMQIYRTSFAFRNRAFPIGNGKALSFIFGSKQFTTKGGLLAGTATTNVYRSSQFKKTMRAIQTPCCSPDEVIFAPDFHQSLYCHLLCGLIYHEDIQVISSTFAHSIVHSFRIFELVWEELCSDIRKGVLSARVTVPSIRTAMARVLTPNPELADKIYNKCLGLVEWNRLIPEMFPNCKYIYGIMTGSMEPYLKKLRHYAGEVPLLSGDYGSSEGWIGANVNPNLPPEMTTFAVLPDIGYFEFLPLTEVDLDGPIESKPVGLTDVQIGEEYEVVVTNFAGLYRYRLGDVVKVIGFHNATPELQFVCRRNLMLTINIDKNTEKDLQLSVEAAAKLLATEKLEVLDFTSHIDLSSEPGHYVIFWEVSGEASDAVLKECCNCLDKSFVDAGYVSSRKVNAIGPLELRVLKRGTFQKILDHYVAQGSALNQFKTPRCVSPANQTVLQILCSNVVKSYVSTTFG